The following coding sequences lie in one Heyndrickxia oleronia genomic window:
- a CDS encoding MFS transporter: protein MEHVENIQSVVGKKRSKSDSNKNNQKWAVLSISSIPLVMTLGNSMLIPVLPAMERQLGISPFESSMIITVYSIVAIILIPVAGFLSDHIGRKNVIIPSLIITGIGGLISAWAGWKMENPYWIILIGRALQGVGAAGAFPIVLPLVGDMFKSDDDVSSSLGLIETSNTLGKVLSPILGAFLAGFVWFIPFFSIPIFCLLSILLMIFLVKSPKKKQEPIPFKKFIASIKDTFKNNWKWLFAIFLIGIILMFVLFAVLFFMSDILEKVYNIKDVKKGLLLAIPLGGLCIASYITGKLIKENKILMKWITFGGIVLLAGSIAFLGMSKAMWFMLSLFLISGIGIGVGLPCLDAFITSGIAKQERGTISSIYSSMRFIGVAAGPPIMAILMKNAENSLFYLLSGLSIIALIATFFAIKPDNE from the coding sequence ATGGAACATGTAGAAAATATTCAATCTGTAGTTGGAAAGAAAAGATCGAAAAGCGATTCGAATAAAAATAATCAAAAATGGGCTGTATTATCTATTTCATCTATTCCGCTTGTAATGACTTTAGGAAATTCTATGCTAATTCCAGTTCTTCCTGCCATGGAAAGGCAGTTAGGAATATCTCCCTTTGAGTCGAGTATGATTATTACCGTTTATTCAATAGTTGCAATCATACTAATTCCTGTTGCAGGGTTTTTATCTGATCATATCGGTAGAAAAAATGTTATTATTCCGAGTTTAATTATTACAGGAATAGGGGGACTCATCTCCGCGTGGGCTGGTTGGAAAATGGAAAATCCCTATTGGATTATTCTAATCGGAAGAGCGCTTCAAGGCGTCGGAGCTGCCGGTGCATTTCCTATTGTTTTGCCCCTTGTTGGTGATATGTTTAAAAGTGATGATGACGTCAGTAGTTCCTTAGGTTTAATTGAAACATCAAATACTCTCGGAAAAGTACTGAGTCCAATTTTAGGTGCTTTTTTGGCTGGTTTTGTATGGTTTATCCCATTTTTCTCTATTCCTATTTTTTGCCTACTATCGATTTTATTAATGATTTTTTTAGTGAAAAGCCCGAAAAAGAAGCAAGAACCTATTCCTTTCAAAAAGTTTATAGCAAGTATAAAAGATACATTCAAAAATAATTGGAAATGGCTATTCGCAATTTTTTTGATCGGAATAATATTAATGTTTGTTCTTTTTGCAGTATTGTTCTTTATGTCTGATATACTGGAAAAGGTATATAATATAAAGGATGTAAAAAAAGGGCTTTTACTTGCGATTCCTTTAGGCGGATTGTGTATCGCTTCTTATATCACAGGAAAATTAATAAAAGAAAATAAAATATTGATGAAGTGGATTACTTTCGGTGGAATAGTATTACTTGCTGGATCTATTGCATTTCTAGGCATGTCAAAAGCGATGTGGTTTATGCTAAGTTTATTTTTAATTAGTGGGATTGGAATTGGTGTTGGATTACCATGTTTAGATGCGTTTATTACGTCGGGAATTGCAAAACAGGAGCGTGGAACCATCTCATCTATTTATAGCTCAATGCGATTTATTGGGGTTGCAGCAGGTCCTCCTATAATGGCTATCTTAATGAAGAACGCTGAAAACTCACTTTTTTATTTACTAAGTGGATTAAGTATAATTGCCTTGATTGCAACCTTTTTTGCAATTAAACCTGATAATGAATAA
- a CDS encoding DUF3231 family protein: MSNVNEDGKIIKEHNIPLSSSEMGFLWTQYLNDTLALCVMKYFKNICRDEEILPLIEESLNIAQNDINIITEIFSKENIPVPEGFTDKDVNENAPRLFTDVFILLYLQKLEMIAMAGIGVAIGVSARTDVSHFFNELLISVTNLHDKARKVLLSKGVYVRPPQIAPPASVDFVEKQSFLFDFFGQHKRPLTAIEMTHLFINYQTNALGKVLMMGFAQVCKNNDVRQFLSAGKEIASKHMKKFSSILINQDIPAPSNWDANVLNSTHAPFSDKLMMFHTTYLIAVGIGNYGTAAGTCQRMDLSATYTRLSAEIALYAEDGANLMIKHGWLEEPPQAVDHQKLINQEK, encoded by the coding sequence ATGTCAAATGTGAATGAAGATGGAAAAATAATAAAAGAACATAATATTCCCTTAAGTTCATCGGAAATGGGTTTTCTTTGGACTCAATACTTAAACGATACACTAGCATTATGTGTGATGAAGTATTTTAAAAATATTTGCAGGGACGAAGAAATTCTACCATTAATTGAAGAATCTCTAAATATTGCACAGAATGATATTAATATAATTACAGAGATATTTTCTAAAGAAAACATCCCTGTACCAGAAGGATTCACAGATAAGGATGTCAATGAAAATGCACCACGATTGTTTACAGATGTATTTATCTTATTGTATTTGCAAAAGTTAGAAATGATTGCTATGGCAGGTATAGGAGTTGCTATTGGGGTATCAGCACGCACAGACGTTAGCCATTTCTTCAATGAACTACTAATTTCTGTTACAAATTTACATGACAAGGCAAGGAAAGTATTATTGTCAAAAGGAGTATATGTACGACCACCACAAATAGCACCACCTGCTAGTGTAGATTTTGTAGAAAAACAAAGCTTCTTATTTGATTTTTTCGGACAGCATAAACGCCCTTTAACAGCAATTGAAATGACCCATTTATTTATAAATTATCAAACTAATGCCTTAGGGAAAGTATTGATGATGGGGTTTGCACAGGTTTGTAAAAATAATGATGTTAGGCAATTTTTATCAGCAGGAAAAGAAATTGCGTCAAAGCATATGAAGAAATTTAGTTCAATTTTAATAAACCAGGATATTCCGGCACCATCGAATTGGGATGCAAATGTTCTTAATAGTACACATGCACCATTTTCAGATAAGTTGATGATGTTTCATACTACTTATTTAATAGCAGTTGGTATAGGTAATTACGGAACGGCAGCTGGAACTTGTCAAAGAATGGACTTAAGTGCTACATATACCCGACTTTCTGCAGAAATTGCTTTATATGCGGAAGATGGTGCGAATTTGATGATTAAACATGGATGGTTGGAAGAGCCACCGCAAGCTGTTGACCATCAAAAACTAATCAATCAAGAGAAGTAG
- a CDS encoding alpha/beta fold hydrolase, which produces MPFVKCLNRSIFYEDLGQGPTILFVHPPGMGRKTFIKQKLLQSSYRLLIPDFSGHGDSYSIDGKMNISLYVEEIEAIRNQIGEEAIFLFGYSAGGTIVQEYAIKYPKNVKGVILSGGYPKVTTELLRIEHQIGINMVVYAPKMLAKLLSLSHYREASLQAELYQHILKSNRYTWRQFYIESLRFNCVDRITQLNAPLMLLYSTKTDYINHHIKYYSKFIDTEIHLIKGAGHQLPTRRFEKVNKLIEQFIQKH; this is translated from the coding sequence ATGCCATTCGTAAAATGTTTAAATCGATCAATATTTTATGAGGATTTAGGTCAAGGTCCGACTATATTATTCGTTCATCCTCCAGGAATGGGGAGAAAAACATTTATAAAGCAAAAGTTACTTCAATCCAGCTATCGTTTATTAATACCGGATTTTTCGGGACATGGGGACAGTTACTCTATAGATGGAAAAATGAATATTTCTTTGTATGTAGAAGAAATTGAAGCGATTAGAAATCAAATTGGAGAAGAAGCAATTTTTTTATTTGGTTACTCTGCAGGTGGAACGATTGTCCAAGAATATGCAATTAAGTATCCAAAGAATGTTAAAGGTGTGATATTATCAGGTGGGTACCCTAAAGTTACAACAGAGCTTTTAAGAATTGAACATCAGATAGGTATAAATATGGTCGTGTATGCACCCAAGATGTTAGCGAAATTATTATCGTTAAGTCACTATCGCGAAGCTTCTCTACAAGCAGAACTTTATCAACATATTTTAAAGTCCAATCGATACACGTGGAGGCAGTTCTATATTGAATCATTACGATTTAATTGTGTTGACCGTATAACACAATTAAATGCCCCATTAATGTTACTATATAGCACGAAGACAGATTATATTAATCACCATATTAAATATTATTCAAAGTTTATCGATACCGAGATACATTTGATTAAAGGGGCGGGTCATCAACTACCTACTAGAAGGTTCGAAAAAGTAAATAAATTGATTGAACAATTCATTCAAAAACATTAA
- a CDS encoding YhdT family protein, whose product MNDPRFKVAHKEAWIGVALAIIHFLWWYGFAYGIGSNKVERYTYILGLPAWFFYSCVLGFIIIVVLVFISVKLFFKDVPFEDEGSDEQ is encoded by the coding sequence ATGAATGATCCTCGTTTTAAAGTTGCTCATAAAGAAGCATGGATAGGGGTGGCCCTTGCCATTATACATTTTCTTTGGTGGTATGGGTTCGCCTATGGAATTGGAAGTAATAAAGTTGAACGATATACATACATACTAGGGTTACCAGCATGGTTTTTTTATAGCTGTGTTCTTGGCTTCATCATCATTGTGGTGTTAGTTTTTATTTCTGTTAAATTGTTTTTTAAAGATGTACCTTTTGAAGATGAAGGAAGTGATGAACAATGA
- the panF gene encoding sodium/pantothenate symporter, whose amino-acid sequence MNIQVIIPLVIFLVLFFLVGILSSRYVHSSNSFIQEYFLGSRQMGGFILAMTMVATYGSGSSFIGGPGAAYNYGLAWVLLAMTQVVTGYFVLMVLGKKFAIIARKYNAITLIDFLKERYQSNWVTIIAAISIIVFLFSSMIAQWVGGARLMESILGVSYTTALFIFAISVLIYVIIGGFRAVAITDTIQGIVMLGGTIILLIATIVAGGGMENIMTELKHQNPNLLSPYGADRSLTPLYISSFWILVGVGVVGLPQIAVRAMSYKNANAMHRAIIIGTIVIGVIMFGMHLIGVLARAIVPGIENADTVMPIITMKVLPAWAAGIVLSAPMAAIMSTVNSVLILVSSAVVKDVYIGFVDKNASVKKVKQISFWSTTIIGVAVVILSIHPPDLLIWLNLFSFGGLEAVFIWPIVMGLYWKTGNKFGAITSMIVGMASYIYLDRFHPNLFGMHTVVIPIFLSFLMFIFVSLLTKSKVTT is encoded by the coding sequence ATGAATATTCAGGTGATTATTCCTCTTGTTATATTTTTAGTATTATTTTTTTTAGTAGGGATTCTCTCTTCTCGATATGTTCATTCTTCTAATTCATTTATTCAAGAATATTTTTTAGGTAGTAGACAGATGGGTGGATTTATTTTAGCCATGACGATGGTCGCTACGTATGGTAGTGGAAGTAGCTTTATTGGCGGGCCAGGTGCAGCTTATAACTATGGATTAGCATGGGTATTACTAGCTATGACCCAGGTTGTAACAGGATATTTTGTTCTTATGGTATTAGGCAAGAAATTTGCCATTATTGCTCGGAAATACAATGCGATCACATTAATAGATTTTTTAAAAGAACGATACCAATCAAATTGGGTTACCATTATTGCAGCGATTAGTATTATTGTTTTTTTATTTTCTTCTATGATTGCTCAATGGGTCGGTGGTGCAAGACTCATGGAATCTATATTGGGGGTATCTTATACAACAGCCTTATTTATTTTTGCAATCTCTGTTCTTATATATGTAATTATAGGTGGATTTCGAGCTGTTGCAATAACAGATACTATTCAAGGGATTGTTATGCTAGGAGGAACCATTATCCTATTAATAGCTACCATTGTTGCTGGTGGTGGAATGGAAAATATAATGACAGAATTAAAGCATCAAAATCCCAATTTATTAAGTCCATATGGAGCTGATCGCTCATTAACACCTTTATACATCTCTAGCTTTTGGATTCTGGTTGGAGTAGGGGTAGTTGGTCTACCGCAAATTGCGGTCAGAGCAATGTCTTATAAAAATGCAAATGCTATGCATAGAGCCATAATAATTGGCACGATCGTTATTGGTGTAATAATGTTTGGAATGCATTTAATCGGTGTGTTAGCGAGGGCAATCGTTCCGGGAATTGAAAATGCAGATACCGTAATGCCGATTATTACAATGAAGGTTCTTCCTGCTTGGGCAGCTGGAATCGTGCTTTCAGCACCTATGGCGGCCATTATGTCAACGGTCAACTCCGTACTAATACTTGTCTCCTCTGCGGTTGTGAAGGATGTATATATAGGTTTTGTAGATAAAAATGCCAGTGTTAAAAAAGTAAAGCAAATCAGTTTTTGGTCGACGACCATCATTGGTGTCGCAGTTGTTATTCTTTCCATTCATCCACCTGATCTTTTGATCTGGTTGAATTTATTTTCCTTTGGTGGTTTGGAAGCAGTTTTTATTTGGCCAATTGTCATGGGATTGTATTGGAAAACTGGGAATAAATTTGGGGCGATTACTTCCATGATTGTAGGAATGGCTTCTTATATTTATTTGGATCGTTTTCACCCTAATCTATTTGGCATGCATACGGTTGTCATACCTATTTTTTTATCATTTCTAATGTTTATCTTTGTTTCATTGCTGACGAAAAGTAAAGTGACTACTTAA
- a CDS encoding MOSC domain-containing protein — translation MMKIIRLNIGKPKISTYKSKEFLTGIGKESISEALLLKDQFVGDGVANPAFHGGPDRAVCFYPYEHYKQWEEEFNRTLSIPAFGENLTVSGMLEKDICIGDIFQIGETIVQITQGRVPCSTISKYNSLDSLLKRTVDTCYTGYFARVLKEGMIREDSSIKLIKPHPMQVSVYDTMNALFFVDHLQSMEKIIEVPELADAMRKSFVKKLNKLKV, via the coding sequence ATGATGAAAATTATACGATTAAACATCGGAAAGCCGAAGATTTCTACCTACAAATCAAAAGAATTTCTTACAGGGATTGGCAAAGAATCTATTTCTGAGGCATTGCTATTAAAGGACCAGTTTGTTGGGGATGGTGTAGCAAATCCTGCCTTTCATGGAGGTCCAGATCGGGCGGTCTGTTTTTACCCATATGAGCATTATAAACAATGGGAAGAGGAATTTAACAGAACTTTATCCATCCCAGCTTTTGGTGAGAATTTGACTGTCTCAGGTATGCTAGAAAAGGATATTTGTATTGGGGATATTTTTCAAATCGGTGAGACAATTGTTCAGATTACACAAGGACGTGTTCCCTGTTCAACCATTTCAAAATATAATTCATTAGACTCGCTATTAAAAAGAACAGTCGACACATGTTATACGGGATATTTTGCACGTGTTTTAAAAGAAGGAATGATTCGAGAGGATTCTAGCATCAAGCTGATAAAACCTCATCCTATGCAGGTTAGTGTTTACGATACTATGAATGCATTATTCTTTGTTGATCATCTACAAAGTATGGAGAAAATAATAGAAGTTCCTGAGTTAGCGGATGCGATGAGGAAAAGCTTTGTGAAAAAATTAAATAAGTTAAAAGTGTAA
- a CDS encoding ABC transporter ATP-binding protein yields MENPVLEVRGLSTSFSTDNGIIPVVNNIDFTVKRQEVVGIVGESGCGKSVTSLSIMGLIPTSNGKVEGGIYFNGENLANFSEKKMRSIRGNEIAMIFQEPMTSLNPVFTIGEQLIEAIKIHWKWSKKKAREYAIQMLQKVGLPRAEQLINEYPHQLSGGMRQRVMIAMAMLCNPKLLIADEPTTALDVTIQAQILELMKKLNKETDTSIIMITHDLGVVAEMCQRIIVMYSGKIVEEADVRTIFKEPKHPYTVGLIQSVPDMREKKERLYSIPGNVPKPGSIEFGCHFAPRCPHAHDRCFTDTPDLTTLKNGQKVRCWLYEEGKEVEIS; encoded by the coding sequence ATGGAAAATCCGGTCCTGGAAGTCAGAGGTTTATCGACATCATTTTCAACTGATAACGGTATTATTCCAGTTGTCAATAATATTGACTTTACTGTTAAACGTCAAGAGGTGGTTGGTATTGTTGGTGAATCTGGTTGTGGAAAAAGTGTTACATCTCTATCAATTATGGGACTTATCCCAACAAGCAACGGGAAAGTAGAAGGTGGGATTTACTTTAATGGTGAGAATCTAGCAAATTTTTCAGAAAAAAAGATGAGAAGTATTCGCGGGAATGAAATTGCTATGATCTTTCAGGAACCAATGACCAGTTTAAATCCTGTATTTACAATTGGTGAACAATTAATCGAAGCTATAAAAATCCACTGGAAGTGGTCAAAGAAGAAAGCGAGAGAGTATGCCATACAAATGTTACAAAAAGTAGGCTTGCCTCGTGCAGAACAATTAATTAATGAATATCCTCACCAATTATCAGGTGGGATGAGGCAGCGTGTAATGATTGCCATGGCCATGCTATGTAACCCCAAACTTTTAATAGCTGATGAACCAACAACAGCATTGGATGTTACGATTCAAGCACAGATTTTAGAATTAATGAAAAAGCTAAATAAAGAAACAGATACATCTATTATTATGATTACTCATGATTTAGGTGTCGTAGCTGAGATGTGTCAACGAATCATCGTGATGTATAGCGGGAAAATTGTTGAAGAAGCTGATGTTCGTACGATTTTTAAGGAACCAAAGCATCCATATACAGTCGGTTTGATTCAGTCTGTTCCGGATATGAGAGAAAAAAAGGAAAGATTATATTCCATACCGGGTAATGTTCCAAAACCAGGATCCATAGAATTTGGTTGCCATTTTGCCCCGCGTTGCCCGCATGCACATGATCGTTGCTTCACTGACACACCAGATTTAACTACTTTGAAAAATGGACAAAAGGTTAGATGTTGGTTATACGAAGAGGGGAAGGAAGTTGAGATTTCATGA
- a CDS encoding ABC transporter ATP-binding protein has product MNEPLLKVEHLKKNFPIRGGVFSKQIGTVKAVDDISFTIHKGETLGLVGESGCGKSTTGRMLLRLLEPSEGKIIFEGNDITKLSNRELRKIRGKMQMIFQDPYASLNPRHTIERILEEPLLVHGVKDKEARQRKVRELLEIVGLNSYHATRYPHQFSGGQRQRIGIARALSLNPKLIIADEPVSALDVSIQAQVLNLMKDLQKNFDLTYLFIAHDLGVVRHISDRVGVMYLGRMVELAESEEVYQNPKHPYTQALLSAVPIADVDYKKERIVLQGDVPSPANPPSGCTFHTRCPLAFEKCAVERPLFKEVEAGHFAACHLHG; this is encoded by the coding sequence ATGAATGAACCTCTATTAAAGGTAGAACATTTAAAAAAGAATTTTCCAATCCGTGGTGGTGTATTTTCAAAACAAATAGGTACGGTAAAAGCAGTAGATGATATATCATTCACGATACATAAAGGTGAAACATTGGGGTTAGTAGGTGAAAGCGGCTGTGGAAAATCAACCACAGGAAGAATGCTCCTACGCCTTCTTGAACCAAGTGAAGGCAAAATTATATTTGAAGGCAACGATATTACGAAACTATCAAATCGTGAATTAAGGAAAATTAGAGGGAAAATGCAAATGATTTTCCAGGATCCATATGCATCATTAAATCCTAGACATACGATTGAAAGAATATTAGAAGAACCATTACTGGTTCATGGTGTGAAGGACAAGGAAGCACGTCAAAGAAAGGTTCGCGAGCTCTTAGAAATCGTTGGGCTTAATAGCTATCATGCTACTCGTTATCCCCATCAATTTAGTGGTGGTCAACGTCAAAGGATTGGAATAGCAAGAGCATTGAGTTTAAATCCAAAGCTAATTATTGCTGATGAACCTGTTTCCGCTTTAGATGTTTCTATCCAAGCACAAGTATTAAATCTAATGAAGGATCTACAAAAGAATTTTGATCTTACCTATTTATTTATTGCCCATGATCTTGGTGTGGTTAGACATATTAGTGATCGTGTTGGGGTGATGTATTTAGGAAGAATGGTTGAATTAGCAGAGAGTGAAGAAGTATATCAAAATCCAAAACATCCATATACTCAAGCTTTGCTATCAGCTGTACCAATTGCTGATGTGGATTATAAAAAAGAAAGAATTGTTCTACAGGGGGATGTTCCAAGTCCTGCAAATCCTCCTTCAGGTTGCACATTTCATACTCGATGCCCATTAGCATTTGAGAAATGTGCAGTAGAAAGACCTTTATTTAAAGAGGTCGAAGCAGGTCACTTTGCGGCATGTCATCTACATGGGTGA
- a CDS encoding ABC transporter substrate-binding protein gives MRKKLTGVIIFILVLSLALMGCSSSKSNSEKSSDGKKDSSDGGGVLVYARGGDAVKLDPATVTDGESLIVAEQIFETLVNFKKETTEIEPGLAKSWEISDDGLTYTFKLEEGVKFHDGTDFNAEAVVKNFDRWANGDVEKFPYYQSQFGGYKGDEAAVIKEVKAIDDTTVQFTLFRAQAPFLKNLAMSPFGISSPTAIDKFGDKYIENPVGTGPFKFESWKRNDSITVVRNKDYWKEGLPKLDKVVLKVIKDNSTRLNSLKKGEVDLIDGLNPSDISTVKADKNLQIFERPSMNIGYLGFNVTKAPFDNVKVRQALSHAVNKEALIKNFYEGTAEPAKNPMPPSINGYNDEIEDYEYDLDKAKKMLEEAGFKDGFSVDLWTMPVVRPYMPNGQKVAEAIQADFAKIGVKAKIVTMEWGTYLDKLAKGEAPIYIVGWTGDNGDADNFLYALLDKDAIGSNNNSQYSNDELHELLVKAQSETDEAKRNEYYKEAQVIIHNDAPWVPIAHSLPQLAGKSTVKGFFPHPTGSQSFADTTVE, from the coding sequence ATGAGAAAAAAATTGACGGGAGTAATTATTTTTATCCTTGTTCTTTCGTTGGCTTTGATGGGATGTTCCTCATCCAAATCAAATAGTGAAAAGAGCAGTGATGGGAAGAAAGATTCATCTGATGGTGGAGGTGTTCTAGTATATGCACGTGGGGGGGATGCAGTAAAACTTGATCCTGCCACAGTAACTGATGGGGAATCACTGATTGTTGCTGAACAGATTTTCGAAACACTTGTAAATTTTAAAAAGGAAACAACAGAAATTGAGCCAGGACTTGCAAAGTCTTGGGAAATCTCTGATGATGGTTTAACTTATACATTCAAGCTAGAAGAGGGAGTTAAATTCCACGATGGTACAGATTTTAATGCTGAGGCAGTTGTGAAGAATTTTGATCGTTGGGCAAACGGAGATGTGGAGAAATTTCCATATTACCAATCTCAATTTGGAGGATATAAAGGGGATGAAGCAGCGGTCATTAAAGAGGTAAAGGCAATTGATGATACGACTGTTCAATTTACACTTTTCCGTGCACAAGCACCATTCTTAAAGAACTTGGCTATGTCTCCATTTGGAATTTCAAGCCCAACAGCAATTGATAAGTTTGGAGATAAATATATCGAAAACCCTGTTGGAACTGGACCTTTCAAATTCGAAAGTTGGAAGCGAAATGATTCCATTACGGTTGTGAGAAATAAGGATTATTGGAAGGAAGGATTACCGAAGCTTGATAAGGTGGTTCTAAAAGTAATAAAGGATAATTCGACACGACTAAATTCTTTAAAGAAAGGTGAAGTTGATTTAATTGATGGGTTAAATCCAAGTGATATTTCAACTGTAAAAGCGGATAAGAATCTTCAAATTTTTGAGAGACCATCTATGAATATTGGATATTTAGGTTTTAATGTTACAAAAGCACCTTTTGATAATGTAAAGGTACGTCAAGCTCTTAGTCATGCAGTTAATAAAGAAGCGTTAATTAAAAACTTTTATGAAGGTACAGCAGAACCAGCAAAAAACCCGATGCCACCTTCAATCAACGGATATAATGATGAAATTGAAGACTATGAATATGATTTAGATAAAGCGAAAAAGATGCTTGAAGAGGCAGGCTTCAAGGATGGTTTTAGTGTTGACCTGTGGACAATGCCAGTTGTTCGTCCATATATGCCTAACGGACAAAAAGTAGCTGAAGCAATACAAGCTGATTTTGCAAAAATTGGCGTAAAAGCGAAAATTGTTACGATGGAATGGGGGACCTATTTAGATAAATTAGCTAAAGGGGAAGCGCCGATTTACATTGTAGGATGGACTGGTGACAATGGTGATGCAGATAACTTCTTATATGCTTTGCTTGATAAGGATGCCATTGGTTCAAATAATAACTCGCAATATTCAAATGATGAGTTACATGAGCTTTTAGTTAAAGCACAATCAGAAACAGATGAAGCAAAACGAAATGAATATTATAAGGAAGCACAAGTAATTATTCATAATGATGCACCATGGGTACCAATTGCACACTCACTACCACAATTAGCAGGAAAAAGTACAGTTAAGGGATTCTTCCCACATCCAACTGGATCACAAAGTTTTGCTGACACTACAGTTGAATAA
- a CDS encoding ABC transporter permease, producing the protein MVAYTVRRLLLLIPVLLGMLIIVFSLIHAIPGDPARAILGQLATKEAVAELSKQLGLDQPMYIQFFDYIKDLVTGNLGTSLKTQAPISDEIWPYFGATVELALVAMFIAIVVGVNAGIISAWFQNSWFDYIVMLIALIGVSMPIFWLGLMEQYVFSLHLDLLPTMGRDDIRNPVEAITNLYLIDTLIQGRFDQFIDVFKHLILPSIALATIPMAIIARITRSSMLEVMRSDYIRTARAKGMKMFWVVYKHSLKNAFIPVLTIIGLQTGLLLGGAILTETIFGWPGMGTYIYEAIQFRDYPVIQSGILILALIFVLINLIVDLLYAAIDPRIKY; encoded by the coding sequence ATGGTTGCTTATACGGTTCGACGTTTACTTCTACTAATACCTGTACTTCTCGGGATGCTCATTATTGTATTTTCGCTTATCCATGCTATTCCTGGAGACCCAGCAAGGGCCATTTTAGGACAGCTCGCCACAAAAGAGGCTGTTGCCGAACTTTCAAAGCAGCTAGGTCTTGATCAACCAATGTATATTCAGTTTTTTGATTACATAAAGGATTTAGTAACAGGAAATTTAGGTACCTCACTTAAAACTCAAGCACCTATTAGCGATGAGATTTGGCCATATTTTGGTGCTACAGTTGAATTAGCATTGGTGGCAATGTTCATTGCAATTGTTGTTGGTGTGAATGCAGGAATTATCTCTGCATGGTTTCAAAATTCATGGTTTGATTACATTGTTATGTTAATAGCACTTATAGGTGTATCTATGCCAATTTTTTGGCTTGGCTTGATGGAGCAGTATGTATTTTCCCTTCATTTAGATTTATTACCTACAATGGGTCGCGATGATATTCGTAATCCCGTAGAGGCAATAACGAATCTCTATTTAATTGATACATTAATCCAAGGTAGATTCGATCAGTTCATAGATGTATTCAAACATTTAATCTTGCCAAGTATCGCATTAGCAACCATACCAATGGCGATTATTGCCCGGATTACTCGCTCCAGCATGTTAGAAGTTATGCGTTCAGATTATATTCGAACTGCGCGTGCAAAAGGAATGAAGATGTTTTGGGTAGTGTACAAGCATTCGTTAAAAAATGCATTTATACCTGTCTTAACGATTATAGGTTTACAAACAGGATTATTATTAGGTGGAGCTATTCTAACTGAAACCATTTTTGGATGGCCAGGTATGGGAACCTACATCTATGAGGCCATTCAATTTCGTGACTATCCCGTTATTCAATCAGGAATTCTAATTTTGGCACTTATTTTTGTGTTAATAAACTTAATTGTGGATTTACTCTATGCAGCGATTGATCCACGTATTAAATATTAG